Proteins encoded within one genomic window of Canis lupus baileyi chromosome 36, mCanLup2.hap1, whole genome shotgun sequence:
- the CFLAR gene encoding CASP8 and FADD-like apoptosis regulator isoform X2: MQSKPLGICLIIDCIGNDTDFLRDTFTSLGYEVQYFLYLNVDSIIQILRQVARMPQHQDYDSFVCVLVSRGGSQSVFGVDHTNSGFPLDQVRRMFMGDACPFLLGKPKLFFIQNYVVSEGQMDSSSFLEVDGPEVNNVESKAKQPGPCTIHREADFLWSLCKADVSLLEQSSGSPSLYLKCLSQKLGQDRRRPLLELHTELNSSVYDWNSRVSAKERYYVWLQHTLRKKLILSCK; the protein is encoded by the exons ATTTTCTTCGGGACACCTTCACCTCCCTGGGCTACGAAGTCCAGTATTTCTTATATCTGAACGTGGACAGTATAATCCAGATTCTTCGCCAAGTTGCCCGCATGCCCCAACACCAAGACTACGACAGCTTTGTGTGTGTCCTGGTGAGCCGAGGTGGCTCCCAGAGTGTGTTTGGTGTGGATCATACAAACTCAGGGTTCCCTTTGGATCAGGTCAGGAGGATGTTCATGGGAGACGCATGCCCTTTTCTCTTAGGGAAGCCAAAGCTCTTCTTTATTCAGAACTATGTGGTGTCAGAGGGCCAGATGGACAGCAGCAGCTTCCTGGAGGTGGATGGACCAGAGGTAAACAATGTGGAATCCAAAGCCAAGCAGCCCGGGCCCTGCACCATTCACCGGGAAGCTGACTTCCTCTGGAGCCTGTGCAAGGCAGACGTGTCCCTTCTGGAACAGTCCTCTGGTTCTCCATCATTGTACCTGAAATGCCTTTCCCAGAAACTGGGGCAAGACAG AAGACGCCCACTCTTGGAACTCCACACTGAACTCAACAGCAGCGTGTATGATTGGAATAGCAGAGTGTCTGCTAAGGAGAGGTACTACGTCTGGCTGCAGCATACTCTGAGAAAGAAACTTATCCTCTCCTGTAAATGA